The Coffea arabica cultivar ET-39 chromosome 3c, Coffea Arabica ET-39 HiFi, whole genome shotgun sequence genome contains a region encoding:
- the LOC113734402 gene encoding protein ROOT HAIR DEFECTIVE 3-like isoform X1 — translation MAQQVEGNHPTLLIDGDGNFNSKFVEDLKLAAVSRPVAVVSVFGVQSTGKSTLMNSLFSTKFKVMDASQGMHQTTKGIWVAKYPLSNPNGGHEILAIDTEGSDGIEREDDTKFEKQTALFCLAVSNTVIVNMMCRNVNLNNGGNRPLLRTVFEVMIRKFCTPRKVNLVFVLRDKNKCPRDKLEEQLKEGMYKIWKEMQKPEAQLNASLKDFFNIKVVALSSFEDKPEQFENEVAGLREWIISISTSGEGAAGSTPASGFADYAKKIWDKIKEDKDLDLPHYRIMVAEIRCNAIAEEKYQSFYESWLPLKEDAISGAVQGFGAKVSRKIDIYLSEYDQEAQHYEETKRDATRKQLIEDIMKVVKPTYLSVVEHMRHQILEKFEEAAEDEVKKNGVLKTHKYIIEFKNQLRDAAVKQANWNQDTEHLAQLESEIARAIDGIRAANEAREQRKKDEREFRLNVVKTVLNAAAIVVPSVIMAERKT, via the exons ATGG CACAACAAGTTGAGGGCAACCATCCAACTCTGCTCATAGATGGAGATGGAAATTTCAACTCAAAGTTTGTAGAGGATCTGAAACTGGCTGCCGTGAGCCGTCCGGTTGCTGTAGTCTCCGTCTTCGGCGTGCAAAGTACCG GAAAGAGCACACTTATGAATTCTCTGTTCTCTACTAAATTCAAAGTGATGGATGCTAGCCAGGGGAT GCATCAAACGACAAAAGGTATTTGGGTGGCAAAATACCCTTTATCAAATCCAAATGGTGGCCATGAAATCCTCGCTATTGATACGGAAGGAAGTGATGGAATAGAGCGAGAG GATGATACGAAGTTTGAGAAACAAACTGCGCTATTTTGCTTGGCTGTTTCAAACACCGTCATAGTCAACAT GATGTGTCGTAATGTTAATCTTAATAATGGAGGGAATCGGCCACTCTTACGAACTGTATTTGAG GtaatgattagaaaattttgtaCTCCGCGGAAAGTGAATCTAGTGTTTGTTCTGCGTGACAAAAACAAG TGCCCTCGGGATAAGTTGGAAGAACAGCTGAAAGAAGGAATGTATAAG ATATGGAAAGAAATGCAGAAGCCCGAAGCACAGTTGAATGCTTCGCTAAAAGATTTCTTCAAT ATTAAAGTGGTAGCACTATCGAGTTTTGAAGACAAGCCAGAACAGTTTGAAAATGAG GTTGCCGGTCTGAGAGAATGGATTATCTCCATTTCTACATCTGGTGAAGGTGCTGCAGGGAGTACGCCAGCCTCGGGTTTTGCTGATTATGCAAAGAAAATCTGGGACAAAATTAAGGAGGACAAGGACCTTGACTTACCTCATTACCGA ATCATGGTTGCTGAAATACGCTGTAACGCAATTGCTGAAGAGAAGTATCAGAGTTTTTATGAG TCCTGGCTTCCACTTAAGGAGGATGCAATCTCAGGTGCAGTACAAGGCTTTGGCGCTAAAGTTAGTCGAAAAATTGACATTTATCTGTCTGA GTATGATCAGGAAGCTCAACACTATGAGGAGACCAAAAGGGACGCAACTAGGAAACAGCTAATTGAAGACATCATGAAG GTTGTTAAGCCAACCTACCTTTCTGTGGTGGAACATATGAGGCATcaaattctagaaaaattcGAGGAAGCAGCCGAGGATGAGGTAAAGAAAAACGGAGTACTAAAGACCCACAAATACATCATTGAATTCAAGAACCAGCTCAGAG ATGCTGCTGTCAAACAAGCAAACTGGAATCAAGATACTGAACACTTGGCCCAACTGGAGTCAGAAATAGCCCGCGCCATAGATGGGATTCGTGCCGCCAATGAAGCACGTGAACAGCGAAAG AAAGATGAACGAGAGTTCAGGTTGAACGTTGTAAAGACTGTGCTAAATGCTGCCGCAATTGTGGTTCCTTCTGTAATTATGGCAGAACGAAAAACTTAA